A stretch of the Vibrio sp. SS-MA-C1-2 genome encodes the following:
- the cmoM gene encoding tRNA uridine 5-oxyacetic acid(34) methyltransferase CmoM yields MAQDRNFDDIADKFAKNIYGSQKGLIREAVVWRDLQQIMDQFPQQSLSILDAGGGIGQMSQKMATQGHHVTLCDISAKMLQLAAAEIEKAQLMPQYQLIHCAAQDIDHYLSEKVDVILFHAVVEWLAEPQKAVESLIKNLKPGGYFSLMFYNNTGLTFKNLICGNIPHVIDGMPHRKRFKLQPTQAFDPDEVYQWLTDAGLEVSGKSGVRCIHDYIRQQDVGEYTFDQLLEMEMKLCQQEPYLSLGRYIHVWARKPI; encoded by the coding sequence ATGGCTCAAGATAGAAATTTCGATGATATTGCAGATAAGTTTGCTAAAAATATCTATGGCTCACAAAAAGGGTTAATTCGTGAAGCGGTTGTATGGCGTGATCTACAACAAATTATGGATCAATTTCCTCAACAATCTTTATCTATTCTTGATGCTGGTGGCGGTATTGGACAAATGTCTCAAAAAATGGCCACTCAAGGACATCATGTTACTCTGTGTGATATTTCAGCAAAAATGTTACAACTTGCCGCTGCTGAAATTGAAAAAGCACAACTTATGCCTCAGTATCAATTAATTCACTGTGCAGCACAAGATATTGATCACTATTTATCTGAAAAGGTTGATGTAATTCTATTCCATGCCGTTGTTGAGTGGTTGGCTGAGCCACAAAAAGCCGTTGAAAGTTTAATTAAAAACTTAAAGCCCGGTGGCTACTTTTCATTAATGTTTTATAACAATACAGGTTTAACTTTTAAAAATTTAATTTGTGGTAATATTCCTCATGTCATTGACGGAATGCCTCATCGAAAGCGATTCAAATTACAACCGACACAAGCTTTCGATCCTGATGAAGTTTATCAGTGGTTAACTGATGCGGGATTAGAGGTTTCAGGCAAAAGTGGGGTACGATGTATCCACGACTATATTCGTCAACAAGACGTTGGAGAATATACCTTTGATCAGCTTTTAGAGATGGAGATGAAATTATGCCAACAAGAGCCTTATCTCTCTCTGGGACGATATATTCATGTGTGGGCACGTAAGCCTATTTAA
- the elyC gene encoding envelope biogenesis factor ElyC — protein sequence MFELKKILSSMLMPLPMVLTIALFGLLLLWFTRWSKTGKSLVTFAWVGLFLVSFQPVSTRLLVPLEHQYPAFIPTSQSVDYVMVLGNSHVVDKNMPSTSEISRAALMRLAEGIRIYRMYPGAKLILSGYAGGTSISHARMLAQVALDLGVTKSDILLLETAKDTWEEAFQAKAVVKQSHLVLVTSANHMPRAMAEFKSTGLDPIAAPTNFLAHQDISQFWIKYTPRALYLEQTEKAWNEILGQWWRYVRDWADTTQNPAIESKSLTEEIEEDNHQAVNEAINPNTTKQLTQPSAP from the coding sequence ATGTTTGAACTAAAAAAAATCTTATCATCAATGCTTATGCCACTTCCAATGGTGTTAACTATTGCTTTATTTGGCCTGCTGCTGCTGTGGTTTACCCGTTGGAGCAAAACAGGTAAAAGCCTAGTAACTTTTGCTTGGGTTGGATTATTTTTAGTCTCATTTCAGCCGGTATCAACGCGTCTTTTAGTTCCTCTCGAACATCAATATCCTGCTTTTATTCCAACCAGTCAGAGTGTTGATTATGTCATGGTGCTAGGTAATAGCCATGTGGTCGATAAAAATATGCCATCAACCTCTGAAATTAGTCGTGCTGCTCTGATGAGATTAGCTGAAGGGATCCGTATTTATCGTATGTATCCTGGGGCAAAACTCATTTTATCGGGTTATGCAGGAGGGACATCGATATCCCATGCTCGAATGCTCGCTCAAGTTGCCCTTGATCTCGGGGTAACCAAAAGTGATATTCTGTTATTAGAGACCGCAAAAGATACTTGGGAAGAGGCATTTCAAGCTAAAGCGGTGGTCAAGCAGAGCCATTTAGTTTTAGTTACCTCAGCAAATCATATGCCGCGTGCCATGGCTGAATTTAAAAGTACAGGACTTGATCCGATAGCAGCTCCAACTAACTTTCTTGCCCATCAAGATATCTCTCAATTTTGGATTAAATATACCCCTCGGGCACTCTATTTAGAACAAACTGAAAAAGCATGGAATGAAATTTTAGGTCAGTGGTGGCGTTATGTACGAGACTGGGCAGACACGACTCAGAACCCAGCGATTGAGTCAAAATCGTTAACAGAAGAAATAGAAGAAGATAATCATCAAGCCGTTAATGAAGCAATTAACCCAAATACAACGAAACAACTCACTCAGCCTTCGGCACCATAA
- the gcvH gene encoding glycine cleavage system protein GcvH, with product MESNLKFTQSHEWILDNSDGTVTVGISDHAQQLLGDVVYVDLPAIGDDIDAGDNFSLVESVKAASDVYAPVTGEILEVNEELEDSPELINEEPYQGGWIAKIKLSDPSCLDDLLSAEDYLATIEE from the coding sequence ATGGAAAGTAACTTAAAATTCACTCAGTCTCACGAATGGATTCTTGATAATAGTGATGGCACCGTCACCGTTGGCATCAGCGATCATGCGCAACAACTATTAGGTGATGTTGTCTATGTTGACCTTCCTGCCATTGGTGATGATATTGATGCTGGAGATAACTTCTCTCTTGTTGAATCAGTTAAAGCTGCCTCTGATGTTTATGCACCAGTCACTGGTGAAATTCTTGAAGTAAATGAAGAGTTAGAAGATAGCCCTGAATTAATCAATGAAGAACCTTATCAAGGCGGTTGGATTGCAAAAATTAAACTTAGCGATCCAAGTTGTTTAGACGATCTATTAAGTGCTGAAGATTACCTAGCGACCATCGAAGAGTAA